Proteins found in one Canis lupus baileyi chromosome 18, mCanLup2.hap1, whole genome shotgun sequence genomic segment:
- the LOC140609577 gene encoding olfactory receptor 2T1-like: MEMHNTSSTDFTFMGLFNRKDISGLLFLIVSIIFFTALMANGVMIFLIRTDSRLHTPMYFLLSHLSFIDMMYISTIVPKMLVDYLLGQRTISFMGCTAQHFLYLTLVGAEFFLLGLMAYDRYVAICNPLRYPVLMSRQVCWMIIAGSWFGGSLDGFLLTPITMSFPFCNSQEINHFFCEAPAVLKLACADTALYETVMYVCCVLMLLIPFSVVISSYARILTTVHHMSSVEGRKKAFATCSSHITVVTLFYGAAMYTYMLPHSYHRPAQDKVFSVFYTILTPMLNPLIYSLRNKDVTGALKKALARFKGTQRVAGEVF; the protein is encoded by the coding sequence ATGGAGATGCACAACACATCCTCTACGGACTTCACCTTCATGGGGCTGTTCAACAGGAAGGACATCTCCGgccttctttttctcattgtctCTATCATCTTTTTCACTGCACTGATGGCCAACGGAGTCATGATCTTCCTGATTCGCACCGATTCACGACTTCACACACCCATGTACTTCTTGCTCAGCCACCTCTCCTTCATTGACATGATGTACATCTCCACCATTGTGCCAAAGATGCTGGTTGATTACCTACTTggtcaaagaaccatctcctttATGGGGTGCACAGCTCAGCACTTCCTCTACCTCACCCTGGTGGGAGCTGAGTTCTTTCTGCTGGGCCTCATGGCCTATgatcgctatgtggccatctgcaaccCTCTTCGCTATCCTGTTCTTATGAGCCGCCAGGTCTGTTGGATGATCATAGCAGGTTCCTGGTTTGGGGGCTCTTTGGATGGCTTTCTTCTAACTCCTATCACCATGAGCTTTCCTTTCTGCAACTCGCAAGAGATTAATCATTTCTTCTGTGAGGCACCTGCAGTCTTGAAGTTGGCATGTGCAGACACAGCCCTCTATGAGACAGTAATGTATGTGTGCTGTGTTCTGATGCTGCTGATTCCTTTCTCTGTGGTGATTTCTTCCTATGCTCGAATTCTGACCACAGTCCACCACATGAGTTCagtggaagggaggaaaaaggcATTTGCCACCTGCTCATCTCACATAACAGTGGTGACCTTGTTCTATGGGGCTGCCATGTACACCTACATGCTGCCACACTCTTACCACAGGCCAGCCCAGGACAAAGTCTTTTCTGTGTTCTACACAATCCTTACACCAATGCTAAATCCACTCATCTACAGTCTGAGGAACAAGGATGTGACTGGAGCTCTGAAAAAAGCATTGGCCAGGTTCAAGGGTACACAAAGGGTGGCAGGAGAAGTGTTTTGA
- the LOC140609385 gene encoding olfactory receptor 2T6-like, with amino-acid sequence MDGDNQTSSSDFILTGLFTHSAISVFLFSIICAIFFMAMIANGVMIFLIHIDSHLHTPMYFLLSHLSFIDMMYISTIVPKMLIDYLVGKGTISFIACTAQYFLYMGFVGAEFFLLGLMAYDRYVAICNPLRYPVLMSHQVCWMILASSWLGGALDSFLLTPITMSLPFCSSHKINHFFCEGPTMLRLACGDKAAYEMVMYICCVMMLLIPFSVVIASYAQILITVHQIKSDEGKKKAFATCSSHIMVVTLFYGAALYTYMLPQSYHTPIKDKVFSAFYTILTPLLNPLIYSLRNTDVTEAFKRILARCQGAPGVTRREF; translated from the coding sequence ATGGATGGAGACAATCAAACCTCTTCCAGTGACTTCATCCTCACAGGGCTCTTCACTCACAGTGCAATCTCAGTCTTCCTTTTCAGCATCATCTGTGCCATCTTCTTCATGGCCATGATTGCTAATGGTGTCATGATCTTCCTGATCCATATAGACTCtcacctccacacccccatgtaTTTCCTGCTCAGTCATCTCTCTTTTATTGACATGATGTACATCTCTACCATTGTGCCCAAGATGCTGATCGATTATCTCGTGGGCAAGGGGACTATCTCCTTCATTGCCTGCACAGCCCAGTACTTTCTCTACATGGGCTTTGTGGGGGCTGAGTTTTTCCTGTTGGGACTCATGGcttatgaccgctatgtggccatctgcaaccCCCTTCGCTATCCTGTCCTTATGAGCCACCAGGTCTGTTGGATGATCTTGGCCAGCTCTTGGTTAGGTGGTGCTTTGGACAGCTTTCTCCTCACCCCTATCACCATGAGTCTCCCATTCTGCAGTTCCCACAAGATCAATCACTTCTTCTGTGAAGGACCCACCATGCTAAGGCTGGCATGCGGTGACAAAGCTGCCTATGAAATGGTCATGTACATTTGCTGTGTCATGATGTTGCTGATCCCCTTCTCTGTGGTGATTGCTTCCTATGCTCAGATTCTCATCACGGTGCACCAGATAAAGtcagatgaaggaaagaagaaggctTTTGCTACCTGTTCATCACACATAATGGTGGTGACATTGTTTTATGGGGCTGCCCTATACACATATATGCTTCCCCAATCCTACCACACACCAATCAAAGACAAAGTCTTCTCTGCTTTTTACACCATTCTCACTCCTTTGTTAAATCCTCTCATCTACAGCTTGAGGAACACAGATGTAACTGaagcttttaaaagaattttggcAAGATGTCAAGGAGCTCCTGGTGTGACAAGGAGAGAATTCTGA